Proteins encoded in a region of the Candidatus Nitrosomarinus catalina genome:
- a CDS encoding cobyric acid synthase: protein MKSLMIQGTSSGAGKTTLVAALCRIFSDKGYRVAPFKSQNMSNFGYITPDFEISRAQVIQAFGARCNITPDLNPILLKPVGNYSSVVYLNGKRFKKMHAKEYYEKFVNSEGMKLASKSLKTLQKDFDLVIMEGAGSPAEINLQKYDIANMKMAKKANANVLLVTDIDKGGSFASLAGTMALIEKKYQKLVKGFIFNKFRGDIDVLKPGFKKLKTITQVPVIGTIPLIPLNLPEEDSLNSNPKDIVWNKKNIQKIDNELNKLSKIVKSNIDINSIEKMLQ, encoded by the coding sequence ATGAAATCATTAATGATTCAAGGAACTTCTTCAGGTGCTGGAAAAACAACATTAGTTGCTGCCTTGTGTAGAATCTTCTCAGACAAAGGCTATCGAGTTGCTCCATTCAAATCTCAAAATATGTCTAATTTTGGATATATTACACCAGATTTTGAAATTTCTCGTGCTCAAGTGATTCAAGCTTTTGGTGCACGTTGTAATATTACACCAGATTTGAATCCAATTTTATTAAAACCAGTTGGAAATTATTCTAGTGTTGTTTATTTGAATGGCAAGCGATTTAAAAAAATGCATGCAAAAGAATACTATGAAAAGTTTGTAAATTCTGAAGGTATGAAATTAGCCTCAAAATCTTTAAAGACTTTACAAAAAGATTTTGATTTGGTAATTATGGAAGGTGCAGGTTCACCTGCAGAAATTAATTTACAAAAATATGATATTGCAAATATGAAAATGGCTAAAAAAGCAAATGCAAATGTGTTGTTAGTAACTGACATTGATAAAGGAGGTTCTTTTGCAAGTTTAGCTGGAACAATGGCTCTCATTGAAAAAAAATATCAAAAATTAGTTAAAGGCTTTATTTTTAATAAATTTCGTGGAGACATTGATGTTTTAAAACCTGGTTTTAAAAAATTAAAAACCATTACACAGGTTCCTGTAATTGGAACAATTCCATTAATCCCACTTAACTTACCTGAAGAGGATTCTCTTAATTCAAATCCTAAAGATATTGTTTGGAATAAAAAAAATATACAAAAAATTGATAACGAACTGAACAAATTATCAAAAATTGTTAAATCAAATATTGATATTAATTCAATTGAGAAAATGTTACAATGA
- a CDS encoding cobalamin biosynthesis protein: MIIESIAIIGFAILLDLKFGDPKNRYHPTAWIGTFIAKLTTITKNQNSTFEKIGGMIMIMIISSVVILLLSGLNFGISLISVDYISLILSVVIGALLLKTTIAIRGMEKHAISVLDSLESNDLDLARNYLSMIVKRNTTKLDKNHVLSGVLESISENTVDGITGPMFYYAFFGLFGAFVYRIINTADSMVGYKNDIFKNLGWFTAKCDTILNYIPSRLTGLIMVISAAILQNNWKNSYKVMIRDGKKTESPNAGYPMAALAGALETKFEKINHYKLGDGEIILTKDHVLSAIKIMKLTSILFFGIITIPIIFVLSILGWWLYV; this comes from the coding sequence ATGATTATTGAGTCAATCGCTATCATTGGTTTTGCAATATTACTTGATTTGAAATTTGGAGATCCTAAAAACCGTTATCATCCAACAGCTTGGATAGGAACATTCATTGCAAAATTAACTACTATTACAAAAAATCAAAACTCAACATTTGAAAAAATTGGAGGCATGATAATGATAATGATTATTTCTAGTGTAGTCATTTTATTGTTGTCTGGTCTAAATTTTGGAATCTCTTTGATTTCTGTTGATTACATTTCATTAATTTTATCAGTAGTCATAGGTGCATTATTGCTCAAAACAACTATTGCAATTCGTGGAATGGAAAAACATGCAATTAGTGTACTAGATTCATTGGAGAGTAATGATCTCGATTTAGCTAGAAATTATTTGTCAATGATTGTAAAACGAAATACCACAAAATTGGACAAAAACCACGTACTTTCAGGCGTACTTGAAAGTATTAGTGAAAATACTGTTGATGGGATTACTGGACCAATGTTTTACTATGCCTTTTTTGGTTTATTTGGTGCATTTGTCTATAGAATTATCAATACTGCAGATTCAATGGTTGGATACAAAAATGATATTTTTAAAAATTTAGGATGGTTTACAGCTAAATGTGATACAATCTTAAACTATATTCCATCTCGACTTACAGGATTAATTATGGTTATTTCAGCAGCTATTTTACAAAATAATTGGAAAAATTCTTACAAAGTAATGATTCGAGATGGTAAAAAAACTGAAAGTCCTAATGCTGGATATCCGATGGCTGCATTAGCTGGTGCTTTAGAAACTAAATTTGAAAAAATCAATCATTACAAGCTAGGTGATGGGGAAATTATACTAACAAAGGATCATGTTTTATCTGCAATTAAAATTATGAAGTTGACATCAATTCTTTTCTTTGGAATTATTACTATTCCAATAATTTTTGTTTTATCTATACTTGGATGGTGGCTTTATGTTTAA
- the cobS gene encoding adenosylcobinamide-GDP ribazoletransferase, which produces MFKEIGSVFSFLTIIPSSNSTLDETAKYMYLFPVVGIIIGILVGGFGFGLSFLLDPILVSFLVVTSIAILTGIHHADGLADFADGLMVKGTKEKKLNAMKDLSTGSAGVVSLVLYLIGLVVTISLTTGFDLFKAILISEILAKFSMVLLASLGNSASVGSNSSFIQTMKDKKKLMLAFLIMIIPVALLGETTGLVMLAVTFVVTLIILGISTRSFGGITGDVLGSTNELTRLASLMVFVSL; this is translated from the coding sequence ATGTTTAAAGAAATTGGTTCAGTTTTTTCTTTTTTAACTATTATACCATCATCGAATTCAACATTAGATGAAACTGCAAAATACATGTATCTCTTTCCTGTTGTAGGAATAATAATTGGTATTTTAGTTGGTGGTTTTGGTTTTGGTTTATCTTTTCTTTTGGATCCAATACTAGTTAGTTTTCTTGTAGTTACATCTATTGCAATTTTAACAGGAATTCATCATGCTGATGGTTTAGCTGATTTTGCTGATGGTTTAATGGTAAAAGGAACTAAAGAGAAAAAACTTAACGCAATGAAGGATCTTTCTACAGGTTCTGCGGGAGTTGTCTCGCTTGTTTTGTATCTTATTGGATTAGTTGTTACAATTTCACTTACAACTGGATTTGATTTGTTTAAGGCAATTTTGATTAGTGAAATTTTAGCAAAATTCTCTATGGTTTTATTGGCAAGTTTGGGAAATTCTGCATCAGTAGGCTCGAATTCATCCTTCATTCAAACTATGAAGGATAAGAAAAAATTGATGCTAGCATTTCTAATTATGATTATTCCTGTTGCTTTACTTGGTGAAACAACTGGACTCGTAATGCTTGCAGTCACTTTTGTTGTCACTCTTATTATTTTAGGAATTTCTACGCGTAGTTTTGGTGGTATTACTGGAGATGTTCTTGGTTCTACAAATGAATTAACTCGTTTAGCATCATTGATGGTATTTGTATCATTATGA
- a CDS encoding NTP transferase domain-containing protein, translating into MIGLIMAGGKGTRMNLDNEKLLLEYKKPVIFHVVDSLKESNCFSKILALTSSNSPKTKKLLEENNIEIFNTNGIGYVEDLTLVLQSINDSVLVTSGDLPLLDNEIIKKIVSNYDPKKTWTSILVTNKFLISLGLESNYFVNHDNQKCNYTGISLINANKINSSQNLHENYIIIDDKRIALNLNTKEDYELLGAT; encoded by the coding sequence ATGATTGGTTTGATTATGGCCGGTGGTAAGGGCACTAGAATGAATTTAGATAATGAAAAATTATTACTTGAATATAAAAAACCAGTAATTTTTCATGTAGTTGATTCTTTAAAAGAATCAAATTGTTTTTCAAAAATTTTAGCTTTAACTAGTTCTAATTCTCCAAAAACAAAAAAATTATTAGAAGAAAATAATATTGAAATTTTTAATACTAATGGAATTGGATATGTTGAAGATTTAACATTAGTACTTCAATCAATTAATGATTCTGTTTTAGTAACTTCAGGCGATTTACCTCTTTTAGACAATGAAATAATAAAAAAAATTGTTAGCAATTATGATCCGAAAAAAACTTGGACTAGTATTTTAGTAACCAACAAATTTTTAATTTCTCTAGGATTGGAATCCAATTATTTTGTTAATCATGATAATCAGAAATGTAATTACACTGGAATTTCATTAATTAATGCAAATAAAATTAATTCATCACAAAATTTACATGAAAATTATATTATCATTGATGACAAAAGAATTGCATTAAATCTAAATACAAAAGAAGATTACGAATTACTCGGCGCTACCTGA
- a CDS encoding 30S ribosomal protein S27e, which yields MKKDHIGVPKPSSKFQKVNCEECGELQIIYSHASTIIACNSCGNTISEPTGSKAKINGKVSGSAE from the coding sequence ATGAAGAAAGATCACATTGGAGTTCCAAAACCATCAAGTAAGTTTCAAAAAGTTAATTGTGAAGAATGCGGTGAATTACAAATAATATATTCGCATGCATCAACAATTATCGCATGTAATTCATGTGGCAATACAATTTCAGAGCCAACTGGTTCTAAAGCAAAAATTAACGGAAAAGTTTCAGGTAGCGCCGAGTAA